The proteins below are encoded in one region of Peribacillus muralis:
- a CDS encoding MgtC/SapB family protein, producing the protein MEWTFDPQSELQILIKLGISALLGLIIGLEREMKRKPVGLKTSLVISIVSCLLTIVSMESAYKFPGSDHVNITMDPLRLAAQIVSGVGFIGAGVILRRDNNSISGLTTAAIIWGAAGIGIAVGAGFFLEAIAGVILLIISVELVPAIVTWLGPMKLRQKEIFLQLVVQNKEDIAIVLKKIKDEKIFIKNLRIKDVAEGHHLLTLKVLVDNKVRTSDVYYTVSTLKEIARVEIENA; encoded by the coding sequence ATGGAATGGACATTCGATCCTCAATCTGAACTGCAAATCCTGATCAAATTGGGGATTTCAGCTCTCCTTGGACTCATTATCGGACTTGAGCGGGAAATGAAACGGAAGCCTGTTGGCTTAAAAACAAGCCTGGTCATTTCCATCGTCAGCTGTTTACTGACGATCGTTTCAATGGAATCCGCTTATAAATTCCCAGGGAGTGACCACGTAAACATTACGATGGACCCTTTGCGGCTAGCCGCTCAAATTGTGTCTGGAGTCGGCTTCATCGGGGCAGGCGTCATTCTCCGCCGTGACAATAACAGCATATCCGGTTTAACGACCGCAGCCATCATTTGGGGAGCGGCCGGAATTGGAATTGCCGTTGGAGCAGGATTCTTTCTCGAAGCGATAGCCGGTGTCATCCTATTGATCATAAGTGTTGAATTGGTTCCCGCAATCGTCACATGGCTCGGACCGATGAAATTACGGCAAAAGGAAATCTTCCTGCAGCTGGTCGTGCAAAATAAAGAAGACATCGCAATCGTCCTAAAAAAAATTAAAGATGAAAAGATCTTCATAAAAAACCTAAGAATCAAGGATGTTGCAGAAGGTCACCACCTATTGACACTCAAAGTATTGGTCGACAATAAAGTCCGGACCTCGGATGTATATTATACCGTCTCGACCCTTAAGGAAATCGCGCGGGTAGAGATCGAAAATGCGTAA
- a CDS encoding 1,4-dihydroxy-2-naphthoate polyprenyltransferase, which yields MQTEYDGLPMKRTWKIWWELIRPHTLTAAFVPVLLGTVIALLEDGVNWLLFAAMMLASILIQAATNLFNEYYDFKRGLDTEESVGIGGGIVRHGMTPKLIMTLALGMYAIALLIGIYICAASSWWLAAVGLVCMLVGYLYTGGPLPISYTPFGELFSGLFMGFLIILIAFYIQAGYVSTTAILIAIPSGILVGLINLSNNLRDHDGDKEHGRKTMPVVMGRKNALTFMAIMFAFSYLWLIGLVVTGSVTAWILLAFLSIPKAMKAIKGFVGKTQPITMVPAMKATAQTNTFFGLLMAIGLFISYFI from the coding sequence ATGCAAACAGAATACGACGGACTTCCCATGAAACGGACCTGGAAGATTTGGTGGGAGTTAATTCGTCCACATACACTAACCGCAGCCTTTGTCCCGGTCTTGCTTGGAACGGTGATCGCGCTTTTGGAAGATGGCGTCAATTGGCTGCTATTTGCCGCCATGATGCTTGCCAGTATCCTGATCCAGGCTGCAACGAACTTATTCAATGAATACTATGATTTCAAAAGGGGCTTGGATACCGAGGAATCGGTCGGCATCGGCGGCGGTATCGTACGCCATGGAATGACCCCGAAACTCATCATGACCTTGGCACTTGGCATGTATGCCATCGCCTTGTTAATTGGAATCTACATTTGTGCCGCATCGTCTTGGTGGCTTGCTGCGGTAGGACTGGTTTGCATGCTTGTCGGCTATCTGTATACAGGAGGCCCGCTCCCTATCTCTTATACTCCTTTCGGGGAACTATTTTCAGGGTTGTTCATGGGCTTTTTGATCATTTTGATCGCCTTTTACATTCAAGCCGGATATGTTTCCACCACCGCCATTTTAATTGCGATACCAAGCGGAATATTAGTCGGATTGATCAACTTGTCGAATAATCTCCGTGACCATGATGGAGATAAGGAACATGGACGGAAAACGATGCCTGTCGTGATGGGCAGGAAAAACGCATTGACCTTCATGGCCATCATGTTTGCCTTTTCCTACCTATGGCTGATTGGCTTAGTCGTTACCGGAAGCGTAACAGCATGGATTCTCCTTGCCTTCCTAAGCATCCCGAAAGCCATGAAAGCAATCAAGGGCTTCGTCGGAAAGACACAGCCGATCACGATGGTGCCGGCAATGAAAGCCACTGCCCAAACCAACACCTTCTTCGGTCTGCTCATGGCGATCGGTTTATTCATAAGCTATTTCATTTAA
- a CDS encoding proline dehydrogenase family protein, with the protein MEAITRDFFLFLSKNNMLNNIAKKRGGSFAAGKIIGGTDFQSSIKFIKQLNDSGLSVTVDHLGEFVDSKKVTQERTAECIETIEMISREKLDSQVSLKMTSLGLDIDHALVIENMTKILDTAEKHGVMVTIDMEDEVRCQATIDIFRQFKEKYSCISTVLQAYLFRTEKDLDDLGQFKPFLRLVKGAYKESPEVAFPEKKDVDENYKKLIKQSLLNGNYTAIASHDDKIIEFTKELAKKHNIPNTQFEFQMLYGMRSKTQHELVKQGYKMRVYVPYGLDWYGYFMRRLAERPSNISFAFKGMVRS; encoded by the coding sequence ATGGAAGCCATTACAAGGGACTTTTTCTTATTTTTATCTAAAAATAACATGCTGAATAATATTGCCAAGAAACGCGGAGGAAGTTTCGCTGCCGGTAAGATCATCGGGGGAACCGATTTCCAAAGCTCGATTAAATTCATTAAACAGCTTAACGATAGTGGCCTATCGGTTACCGTCGACCATCTTGGGGAGTTCGTTGATTCAAAGAAGGTGACTCAGGAGCGGACGGCCGAATGCATCGAAACGATTGAAATGATCAGCAGGGAAAAGCTCGATTCACAGGTTTCCTTGAAGATGACTTCGCTCGGACTCGATATCGATCATGCACTGGTCATCGAGAACATGACAAAAATTCTCGACACAGCTGAAAAGCATGGTGTCATGGTCACGATTGATATGGAGGATGAAGTCCGCTGTCAGGCAACCATCGATATTTTTAGGCAGTTCAAAGAAAAATACAGCTGCATAAGTACTGTTCTGCAAGCATATCTATTCCGCACAGAGAAGGATTTGGATGATCTTGGTCAATTTAAGCCATTCCTGCGTCTCGTTAAGGGTGCTTACAAGGAATCTCCCGAAGTGGCATTTCCCGAAAAGAAAGATGTGGATGAAAACTATAAAAAGCTGATTAAGCAAAGTCTGCTTAACGGCAATTACACAGCCATCGCTTCACATGATGACAAAATCATCGAATTTACGAAAGAGCTGGCCAAAAAGCACAATATCCCAAATACGCAATTTGAATTTCAAATGCTTTATGGCATGAGAAGCAAAACCCAGCATGAACTGGTCAAGCAAGGGTACAAAATGCGCGTCTATGTTCCTTATGGCCTCGACTGGTATGGGTATTTCATGAGAAGGCTTGCTGAGAGACCATCGAACATTTCCTTTGCTTTCAAAGGGATGGTCAGAAGCTGA
- a CDS encoding aminotransferase-like domain-containing protein, translating to MVEVNVGSYFSENSKTALKNEPPGAWMPNLPDGCIRLSSGYPDPALIPAEGIKAAVARLLDEEHDLPLHYLGSPRMARLKQQIQRRLAERGICVVEEQLLITSGACQAIDLIARILLDEEAVVAVESPTYMEALEIFQNYTKQIVSIPIDEKGIQTDRLKEMLDERKRKGLTLPRFLYTIPTFQNPTGTTMITERREHLLELSAEFDFLILEDDAYGELSFDKNPPPIKSLDKSGRVLHVGSLSKVVAPGMRIGWITGDSAFIKALEWFKKDLDHPFSQSTMAVYLENTNFEKRLHLLKDVYRAKCAVLLRALEQFLPDSVSWYVPAGGYFVWVRIPGVDTSELLSQSLAEGVSYVPGKYFFLNQKDGTEFLRLSFSYANEKEIMEGIQRLGKVIAPF from the coding sequence ATGGTTGAAGTGAATGTTGGATCTTATTTTTCGGAAAATAGTAAAACGGCACTAAAGAATGAACCGCCCGGTGCTTGGATGCCAAATTTGCCAGATGGTTGTATTCGCTTGAGTTCAGGCTATCCAGATCCAGCCTTGATTCCTGCTGAGGGGATTAAAGCAGCTGTAGCCAGACTTCTCGATGAAGAGCACGATTTGCCTCTCCATTATCTCGGAAGCCCGAGAATGGCAAGATTAAAGCAGCAAATCCAGAGAAGGCTGGCAGAACGCGGGATTTGCGTGGTAGAGGAGCAGCTTTTGATCACTTCAGGTGCCTGTCAGGCGATCGATCTGATTGCCCGCATCCTCCTCGATGAGGAAGCGGTCGTAGCTGTAGAATCGCCTACCTATATGGAGGCTTTGGAGATTTTTCAAAACTATACGAAGCAGATCGTTAGTATACCTATAGATGAAAAAGGAATTCAAACGGACAGGTTAAAAGAAATGCTGGATGAAAGGAAACGAAAAGGTCTGACTCTCCCCCGCTTTTTATATACCATACCGACCTTTCAGAATCCGACAGGAACGACGATGATCACTGAACGCCGGGAGCATTTATTGGAGCTTTCCGCCGAGTTTGATTTCCTCATTTTAGAGGATGATGCGTACGGGGAATTATCCTTTGATAAAAACCCACCGCCCATTAAATCCTTGGATAAAAGTGGACGAGTCCTCCACGTTGGCTCATTATCCAAAGTGGTGGCACCTGGAATGCGAATTGGATGGATAACGGGAGACAGTGCGTTCATTAAGGCGTTAGAGTGGTTTAAAAAAGATTTAGATCATCCTTTTTCACAAAGTACAATGGCTGTATACTTGGAAAATACGAATTTCGAGAAACGGCTGCACCTTCTAAAGGATGTGTATCGTGCCAAATGTGCCGTGTTACTCCGTGCGCTGGAACAATTTCTTCCTGACTCCGTTTCCTGGTATGTGCCAGCTGGCGGTTATTTTGTATGGGTGAGGATTCCCGGCGTTGATACGTCTGAATTATTATCGCAGTCTCTGGCTGAGGGGGTTTCATATGTTCCGGGTAAATACTTCTTCTTGAATCAAAAGGATGGAACCGAGTTTCTGAGGCTCTCCTTCAGTTATGCCAATGAGAAAGAAATAATGGAGGGAATTCAAAGGTTGGGGAAGGTTATTGCCCCTTTTTAA
- a CDS encoding DMT family transporter, which yields MQMPKINPYAALAIGVASVSFSAILVKLATAPSGVIAFYRLLFTVLFMLPVFLLKYRHELAFIEKRDWLYSVASGVFLAFHFILWFESLNYTSVASSTVLVTLQPLFAFVGAYFFFKERFSMKAILSGIIAIAGSLVISWGDLRISGMAFWGDILSLIACALVTGYLLFGQNVRKRISSITYTFVVYAISAATLFLYVIFKGEPLAPYPAADWMYFILLAIFPTLLGHSLFNWSLKWLSTSTISMGILLEPVGATILAYFILDEPILWTQVIGGTVILAGLMIFLRDERKSKVLKESAVSV from the coding sequence ATGCAAATGCCAAAAATCAATCCTTATGCAGCGTTGGCAATTGGGGTGGCATCTGTTTCGTTTTCCGCCATCCTGGTGAAATTGGCGACTGCTCCGTCAGGTGTTATAGCATTTTACCGTTTATTGTTTACCGTTCTTTTCATGCTGCCTGTTTTCTTGTTGAAATACCGCCATGAGCTGGCATTCATCGAAAAAAGGGACTGGCTGTATTCGGTTGCGTCAGGAGTGTTTCTGGCATTTCATTTTATTTTATGGTTTGAATCACTGAATTACACATCGGTCGCAAGTTCCACTGTGCTTGTCACTCTACAGCCTTTATTCGCCTTTGTTGGGGCGTACTTCTTCTTTAAAGAAAGATTTTCTATGAAGGCGATATTGAGCGGCATCATTGCGATTGCCGGCAGTCTTGTCATCAGCTGGGGAGATTTGAGAATAAGCGGCATGGCATTTTGGGGTGACATTCTTTCGCTTATTGCATGTGCACTGGTAACCGGTTATTTACTATTTGGACAAAATGTTAGAAAACGCATATCTTCTATAACGTATACATTTGTCGTTTATGCAATCAGTGCCGCCACTTTGTTTCTATATGTGATCTTCAAGGGAGAGCCGCTGGCACCATATCCGGCTGCCGATTGGATGTATTTCATTCTCCTTGCCATTTTCCCTACTTTATTAGGTCATTCATTATTCAATTGGTCATTAAAATGGTTGAGCACTTCCACCATTTCAATGGGGATATTACTGGAGCCGGTCGGAGCAACGATTTTGGCTTACTTCATATTAGATGAACCTATTCTATGGACGCAGGTTATCGGGGGTACGGTCATATTGGCCGGTTTGATGATATTCCTAAGGGATGAACGGAAAAGCAAGGTGCTTAAAGAATCCGCAGTCTCCGTATGA
- a CDS encoding VOC family protein, protein MGRLVHFEIHVNDMERAKKFYGEVFGWSFQDWSDYAGMPYFGAVTGDDNEPGVNGALMQRQSAPPETNQALNAFACTMGVGNYDVTEAKIIEHGGKVSMPKYALPGMAWQGYYTDTEGNVFGIHQPDVNAK, encoded by the coding sequence ATGGGAAGATTAGTTCATTTCGAAATTCATGTGAATGATATGGAACGCGCAAAGAAGTTTTATGGAGAGGTATTCGGATGGTCATTTCAAGATTGGAGCGATTATGCCGGAATGCCTTACTTTGGAGCCGTAACGGGCGATGACAATGAACCAGGGGTCAATGGAGCCTTGATGCAGCGTCAAAGTGCACCACCGGAAACAAACCAAGCGTTAAATGCATTTGCATGTACAATGGGAGTGGGGAATTACGATGTAACGGAAGCGAAAATCATTGAGCATGGCGGCAAGGTTTCCATGCCTAAATACGCCCTGCCAGGAATGGCCTGGCAAGGATACTATACGGATACCGAAGGCAATGTATTCGGGATACATCAACCCGATGTGAATGCAAAATAG
- a CDS encoding TraR/DksA C4-type zinc finger protein has translation MPTKQQIQTFKKELLQEKSELETRIQNDEGTVLNKSQTESVGELSSYDNHPADLGTELFEMERNQALDEHAQSEMEKIEEALTAIEDGSYGHCKTCQKEIPTERLEAIPSTLYCVEHTPERTNAQDRPVEEDILIPSKGDDFENRHQNEIVDKEDSFGEVAKFGTSETPSDYTGDHDNYNDLYQNEDETNGFPEDYEGFAANDIEGKNRVDIPNKRQKEYEDTLEAEHIDSNIGDIPYKQRDRYINEKK, from the coding sequence ATGCCAACCAAACAGCAAATACAAACATTCAAAAAGGAGCTGCTTCAAGAAAAAAGCGAGCTTGAAACTAGGATACAAAATGATGAAGGAACTGTACTGAATAAAAGCCAGACGGAATCAGTAGGGGAATTATCATCCTATGATAATCATCCAGCTGACCTGGGCACCGAATTATTCGAGATGGAGCGCAATCAAGCACTTGATGAACATGCCCAATCTGAAATGGAGAAAATCGAAGAAGCATTGACTGCGATTGAGGACGGCTCGTATGGCCACTGTAAAACCTGCCAGAAGGAAATCCCTACGGAAAGGCTTGAAGCCATCCCGAGCACGCTCTACTGTGTCGAGCATACGCCGGAACGGACCAATGCTCAAGATCGCCCAGTTGAAGAAGACATATTGATCCCATCCAAGGGGGATGATTTTGAAAACCGTCATCAAAATGAAATAGTCGATAAAGAAGATAGCTTTGGTGAAGTCGCCAAATTCGGGACATCCGAAACGCCATCCGATTACACAGGCGACCATGACAATTACAATGACCTTTATCAAAACGAAGATGAAACGAACGGATTTCCAGAAGACTATGAAGGCTTTGCCGCAAATGATATTGAAGGTAAAAATAGAGTGGATATACCGAATAAAAGACAAAAGGAATACGAGGATACATTGGAAGCTGAACATATCGATTCCAACATTGGGGATATCCCTTATAAGCAAAGAGATCGTTATATCAATGAAAAGAAATGA
- a CDS encoding helix-turn-helix domain-containing protein — MFRFLKGKPRSKIGKFIDKHGYSQEEFVVASGISRNTISRVCSDPKYVPSAGVLKKIMKAIRSIEPHAKSDDYFDI, encoded by the coding sequence ATGTTCAGATTCTTGAAGGGAAAGCCTCGCAGCAAGATTGGAAAATTCATTGATAAGCATGGGTATTCACAAGAGGAATTTGTAGTGGCGTCCGGAATATCACGCAATACGATAAGCAGGGTTTGCAGCGACCCGAAGTATGTACCATCAGCGGGAGTATTAAAGAAAATCATGAAGGCGATTCGGAGTATTGAGCCCCATGCAAAGTCAGACGATTATTTCGATATATAA